From the Lathyrus oleraceus cultivar Zhongwan6 chromosome 4, CAAS_Psat_ZW6_1.0, whole genome shotgun sequence genome, one window contains:
- the LOC127073276 gene encoding RING-H2 finger protein ATL2 has product MDSGMEDDRESQYYYAQGGKIMLSTVIILFIITVTLLSLHLLIRWYLLRNRDRQHNLSRTRHIRRRSFVFYFEHDIPSSLRLDVSRGLDPSVISSLPVFKYSSEEPPVDCAVCLSEFEEGETGRVLPKCNHSFHVDCIDMWFHTHSTCPLCRKSVELLPVHQTEPEPEVTMDVGEPELVLGSSFGEESDRVVPEFTSSYSPEKQSSLVGVTVEVPGTSECKPSSSSFRSPLSRVLSFTRVLSRERKSSVSATSDCVVELDAERGGREETH; this is encoded by the coding sequence ATGGATTCGGGCATGGAAGACGATAGAGAATCCCAATACTACTATGCACAGGGCGGAAAGATAATGCTATCCACCGTCATCATTCTCTTCATCATCACCGTCACACTCCTCTCTCTTCACCTCCTTATCCGATGGTACCTTCTCCGTAATCGCGACCGTCAACACAACCTTAGCCGGACACGCCACATTCGACGTCGGTCGTTTGTTTTCTACTTCGAGCACGACATTCCTTCCTCACTTAGGCTTGATGTCTCTCGCGGCCTCGATCCCTCTGTCATCTCGTCTCTCCCGGTGTTTAAGTATTCTTCTGAGGAACCGCCGGTGGATTGCGCTGTTTGCTTGTCGGAGTTCGAGGAAGGAGAAACGGGTCGGGTTTTGCCGAAGTGTAATCATAGTTTTCATGTTGATTGCATTGATATGTGGTTTCATACTCATTCTACGTGTCCGCTTTGTAGAAAATCAGTGGAGCTTCTTCCGGTTCATCAAACTGAACCGGAACCGGAAGTGACTATGGATGTGGGTGAACCGGAACTGGTTTTGGGTTCGAGTTTTGGGGAAGAATCCGACCGGGTTGTACCGGAGTTTACATCTTCGTATTCTCCTGAGAAGCAATCTTCGTTAGTTGGCGTGACAGTTGAAGTTCCGGGAACGAGCGAGTGTAAGCCGTCGTCTTCGTCTTTTCGGTCGCCGTTGAGTCGTGTGTTGTCGTTCACGAGAGTTCTTAGCAGAGAGAGGAAATCGAGCGTTTCTGCTACGTCGGACTGTGTAGTGGAGTTAGATGCAGAACGAGGTGGAAGGGAGGAGACTCACTGA